One Helianthus annuus cultivar XRQ/B chromosome 7, HanXRQr2.0-SUNRISE, whole genome shotgun sequence genomic region harbors:
- the LOC110942226 gene encoding exocyst complex component SEC8 encodes MGLFDGLPVPKDKEYLREDLENVDESWTVARFDSLPHVVHILTSKDRDGEIQALKDQSDIVEEVVDEVVQTYHSGFNRAIQNYSQILRLFSESTQSVGKLKVDLGNAKKVISARNKQLHQLWYRSMTLRHIISLLDQIENIAQVPTRINKLIDENQLYAAVQVHVQSARMLEREGLQSVGALQDVRSELAKLRGVLFYKVLEALHAHLYNTGEYSSATPSMNEKDDAIPTTTVAAFSMNNSQSLSRRTRLQKGDSHVGASGFASSVDGGSSYDGHDDDDIDGADNAKNVPRLPAWLSESTPDEFVETMRKSESPLHVKYLQTMVECLCMLDKVAAAGAIICQRLRPTIHEIITSKIKSQAEYVNSSRPGVGHAARTATIGLEYVKGHLHKEQHKNGTSLVGSLMAVSPVTPVMAPMGAAQCAAKELLDLILDTVVRIFDNHIVVGELLESKSSQQAPKATVREISGNLDSEASQATGGYTIGFSMTVLQSECQQLICEILRATPEAASADAAVQTARLASKTPSKEKRDKSEDGLTFAFRFTDAAVSSQGADLMRQGRNRKGQNVQEGYGSASILPEQGIYLAASVYRPVLQFTDKIATMLPEKYSQLGNDGLLAFLENFVKDHFLPTMFVDYRKGVQQAISSPAAFRPRANPTAAYTPSVSKGRPILQGLLTIDFLAKEVLGWAQAMPKFSGDLVKYVQTFLERTYERCRASYTEAVLEKQSYMLIGRHDVENLMRRDPASTFLPTSLAHANADNHIADAENDGVELQISELLMKLRPIKQESLIRDNNKLVLLASLSDSLEYIADSIERFGNVAGKASETEIDLKPTPVHHKRNSSLPPKDLAAFAEDYRKLAIDCLKVLRVEMQLETVFNLQVMATREYLEDQDAEEPDDYIISLITQITRRDEVIAPFIAPTKRNYIFGGICAVASHASIKALAEMKHINLFGVQQISRNTIALEQALSAIPSIDSESVQTRFDHVRTYYELLNMPVEALLAFITEHDRLFNPIEYYNLLKVQVPGREVPDDAKARMADILPI; translated from the exons ATGGGGCTCTTTGATGGATTACCTGTTCCGAAAGATAAAGAG TATTTAAGAGAGGATCTTGAGAACGTAGACGAGAGTTGGACTGTAGCACGGTTCGATTCATTACCTCACGTTGTCCATATCTTAACTTCGAAAGACCGCGATGGTGAAATCCAAGCATTGAAAGACCAGAGCGATATTGTCGAGGAAGTCGTGGATGAAGTTGTTCAAACTTATCATAGTGGATTCAACAGAGCAATTCAGAATTATTCACAGATATTGCGATTGTTTAGTGAGTCTACTCAAAGTGTAGGAAAACTTAAAGTTGATTTGGGTAATGCGAAAAAAGTGATTAGCGCTCGTAACAAGCAGTTGCATCAGCTTTGGTATCGGTCCATGACATTGAGGCACATAATCTCGTTGTTAGATCAAATTGAGAACATAGCTCAG GTTCCAACTCGTATAAACAAGCTTATTGATGAAAATCAGCTATATGCAGCAGTTCAAGTACATGTTCAATCAGCTAGAATGCTTGAAAGAGAGGGACTTCAGTCG GTTGGCGCCCTTCAAGATGTCCGATCTGAGCTGGCAAAACTGCGAGGAGTTCTCTTTTACAAAGTGTTGGAAGCTTTGCATGCCCATCTTTATAATACTGGTGAATATAG CTCAGCTACCCCTAGCATGAATGAAAAGGATGATGCTATTCCAACCACAACCGTTGCTGCATTTTCAATGAACAATTCCCAGTCTCTCTCACGGAGAACCAGATTGCAAAAAGGCGACAGTCATGTCGGTGCATCTGGATTCGCAAGTTCTGTTGATGGAGG TTCCTCATATGATGGCCATGACGATGATGACATTGACGGTGCTGACAATGCTAAGAATGTTCCTCGTCTTCCAGCATGGCTTTCGGAATCCACCCCTGATGAATTTGTT GAAACAATGAGAAAAAGTGAATCTCCGCTTCATGTGAAGTATTTGCAAACGATGGTTGAGTGCCTTTGCATGCTTGACAAAGTTGCAGCTGCTGGTGCTATAATCTG CCAAAGATTGAGACCAACGATTCATGAAATCATTACATCGAAGATTAAATCTCAGGCCGAATACGTAAATTCTTCTAGGCCTGGTGTGGGCCATGCTGCTCGAACTGCTACAATAGGTCTTGAGTATGTAAAAGGACACTTACATAAAGAACAACATAAAAACGGGACATCGTTAGTTGGATCGCTAATGGCAGTCAGCCCTGTGACACCTGTCATGGCTCCTATGGGTGCAGCACAATGTGCAGCAAAGGAACTTCTTGATCTGATTCTAGATACCGTCGTTCGAATATTTG ATAACCACATTGTTGTTGGGGAGCTGCTTGAATCAAAATCTTCTCAACAAGCACCAAAGGCTACGGTGCGTGAGATATCTGGGAACCTTGATTCTGAAGCATCTCAGGCGACAGGTGGCTACACTATCGGCTTTTCCATGACGGTTTTACAG AGTGAATGCCAACAACTCATCTGTGAGATTCTGAGAGCAACCCCTGAAGCTGCGTCTGCTGATGCAGCTGTTCAAACAGCTAGACTTGCAAGCAAGACTCCTTCAAAAGAAAAGAG GGATAAGTCAGAAGATGGCCTTACATTTGCCTTCCGCTTTACTGATGCTGCAGTTTCCAGCCAGG GTGCGGATTTGATGCGCCAAGGACGAAATAGGAAAGGTCAAAATGTCCAAGAAGGTTACGGTTCAGCTTCCATCCTACCAGAGCAGGGAATATACCTAGCAGCATCTGTATACCGACCTGTTCTGCAG TTCACAGATAAAATCGCTACAATGCTGCCTGAAAAATATTCTCAACTAGG AAATGATGGATTGCTGGCTTTTCTTGAGAACTTTGTAAAAGATCATTTCCTGCCAACTATGTTTGTTGATTACCGGAAAGGCGTTCAACAAGCAATATCAA GTCCAGCTGCATTTCGCCCACGAGCAAATCCTACTGCTGCTTACACACCGTCAGTTTCTAAGGGACGGCCTATCTTACAAGGACTTCTGACCATAGATTTTCTGGCCAAAGAG GTTCTTGGGTGGGCCCAAGCAATGCCAAAGTTTTCTGGCGACCTTGTGAAGTACGTGCAAACATTCCTCGAACGGACATATGAAAGGTGCCGCGCGTCGTACACTGAG GCAGTTCTTGAGAAGCAAAGTTATATGCTTATTGGAAGACATGATGTTGAGAATCTGATGAGGCGTGATCCCGCAAGTACTTTTTTGCCAACCTCACTTGCCCATGCAAATGCAGATAACCATATCGCTGATGCAGAAAATGACGGTGTTGAGCTGCAAATAAGTGAATTACTGATGAAACTTAGGCCGATAAAACAg GAGTCTTTAATTCGTGATAATAACAAGCTCGTATTGTTGGCATCGCTTAGTGATTCATTGGAGTACATTGCTGACTCTATAGAAAG GTTCGGGAATGTTGCTGGAAAAGCATCTGAAACAGAAATTGATTTGAAGCCTACACCTGTCCACCATAAACGAAATAGCAGTTTACCTCCTAAGGATCTAGCAGCATTTGCTGAGGATTATAGAAAGCTGGCAATCGATTGCCTAAAGGTTTTACGCGTAGAAATGCAATTGGAAACAGTTTTCAATTTGCAG GTAATGGCAACACGGGAATACTTGGAGGACCAAGATGCTGAGGAACCTGATGATTATATCATATCATTAATCACCCAG ATAACTCGTAGAGACGAAGTGATTGCTCCTTTCATTGCTCCAACCAAACGGAACTATATATTTGGCGGAATATGTGCTGTTGCCTCACATGCATCCATCAAG GCTTTGGCAGAGATGAAACACATCAACCTTTTTGGTGTTCAGCAGATTAGTAGGAACACAATTGCGTTAGAACAG GCACTGTCCGCGATACCCTCGATCGATAGTGAATCTGTGCAAACGAGATTCGATCATGTTCGAACTTACTACGAGCTGCTAAACATGCCAGTTGAG GCCTTGCTTGCCTTTATCACCGAGCATGACCGTTTATTCAATCCCATAGA GTATTACAACCTTCTAAAGGTCCAAGTTCCTGGACGCGAAGTTCCAGACGATGCGAAAGCTAGAATGGCAGATATATTACCAATTTAA